A genomic window from Archocentrus centrarchus isolate MPI-CPG fArcCen1 chromosome 2, fArcCen1, whole genome shotgun sequence includes:
- the LOC115791996 gene encoding TSC22 domain family protein 1 isoform X2, which produces MNSQCYAVAMDLGVCQLRNFSISFLSSALGKESASVRVDNSSSGASVVAIDNKIEQAMDLVKSHLMYAVREEVEVLKEQIKELIERNTQLEQENNLLKTLASPEQMAQFQAQVQTGGSPTGAAQPPVPAGPSMQNSGTSA; this is translated from the exons ATGAACTCCCAGTGTTACGCAGTGGCGATGGACCTTGGCGTTTGTCAACTGAGGAATTTCTCCATTTCGTTTCTGTCCTCTGCGCTTGGGAAGGAGAGTGCATCAGTCAGGGTTGACAATAG CTCGTCGGGTGCAAGTGTGGTGGCCATCGACAACAAGATCGAGCAAGCAATG GATCTGGTCAAGAGCCACCTGATGTACGCCGTGCgcgaggaggtggaggtgctgAAGGAGCAGATCAAAGAGCTGATCGAGCGCAACAcacagctggagcaggagaaCAACCTGCTCAAGACCCTGGCCAGCCCCGAGCAGATGGCTCAGTTCCAGGCTCAAGTTCAGACCGGTGGCTCCCCGACCGGCGCCGCCCAGCCTCCAGTCCCGGCCGGCCCCTCCATGCAGAACTCCGGCACATCTGCGTAA
- the LOC115791996 gene encoding TSC22 domain family protein 1 isoform X1, whose translation MHHQDFSGDQSGTGSRKTAYHYRRGSSGAPPASSAAGGSGAVDDNPTQVGSSSPGLHHQPQSQVAGAQVKKKSGFQITSVTSAQINVSGNNSLADDTESYDDMDESHTEDLSSSDMLDVSVSKATDTGVPERSSSDETLNSLHGVDTPGLVSPNEPLQPLQPHSISQGSQHHLSMVNGTVHHQYYPQHHSQAHHHHSDSLGGGDASLPTLPIAPLASSSPSIVSKVGLNQPQRPPVFDNTKPAGVASQPAPPVVGSTATDPPIQGNVNISNVPAVAAAPAAHLAGFDNANVSGQVAAVGGGTGPSSAAPSTQTHHTQAQTATGSRFRVVKLDTNSEPFRKGRWTCTEYYEKEIPHPATSETPKGAEVVADTEAGNAGISPGIAAVQPPHTLQPYQPPSQDFTSPQAIQSPPQGLAQTTPLTYVSPQEVVAGKPVVPVSVPPASPQVTPQTGVSQPLPVKPHQVPYSVDPHQAQPQGGYPAPQLQAGVMAPASVRQPDFIQPTAPFQTQVQPPPPHITAGISVTPVPGVAAHPPITQQLPHQGQVAPPPPATIAVGQLQTLPPPPHPHPQPQIQPPSAGTVPLVPTHGTPYMPLTALQADLQPILTPGTPFTHVPAGGSSIKTSQLEDAQKLLLQHQGLLGLPRLGAVAGVEGAVEAGTAAGTLAHMGMSAEASAFMVAAGLRTHHGEGEEDSSSGASVVAIDNKIEQAMDLVKSHLMYAVREEVEVLKEQIKELIERNTQLEQENNLLKTLASPEQMAQFQAQVQTGGSPTGAAQPPVPAGPSMQNSGTSA comes from the exons ATGCACCATCAGGACTTCTCCGGAGACCAGTCAGGGACCGGGAGCCGGAAAACGGCTTACCACTACAGGAGAGGCAGCAGCGGCGCGCCCCCTGCCTCCTCAGCAGCCGGTGGCAGCGGAGCCGTTGACGACAATCCAACCCAGGTTGGATCCTCTTCTCCCGGACTCCACCACCAGCCCCAGTCCCAAGTGGCTGGAGCACAGGTGAAGAAGAAAAGCGGCTTCCAGATAACAAGTGTCACCTCCGCTCAGATAAACGTGAGCGGCAACAACAGTTTGGCAGATGATACAGAGAGCTATGATGATATGGATGAGTCCCACACTGAGGACCTATCCTCCTCTGATATGCTGGATGTGTCTGTGTCAAAGGCTACTGATACAGGTGTGCCGGAGAGGAGCTCTTCTGACGAGACTTTGAACAGCCTCCATGGAGTCGACACACCTGGACTTGTGTCACCAAATGAGCCTCTGCAACCCCTGCAACCTCATTCTATTTCCCAGGGGTCTCAGCATCACCTGTCTATGGTAAATGGAACTGTGCATCATCAATACTATCCTCAGCACCACAGCCAGGCCCACCATCATCACTCTGACAGCTTAGGGGGAGGTGATGCATCACTGCCAACACTTCCCATTGCTCCTTTGGCAAGCTCCAGCCCATCTATAGTTTCCAAAGTTGGTCTTAACCAGCCTCAGAGGCCACCAGTATTTGATAATACTAAACCTGCAGGGGTGGCAAGCCAACCAGCACCCCCTGTTGTTGGTTCAACAGCCACTGATCCACCTATACAAGGCAATGTGAACATTTCTAATGtacctgctgttgctgctgctcctgcagctCATCTTGCAGGTTTTGACAATGCTAATGTGAGTGGGCAGGTAGCTGCTGTTGGTGGAGGAACTGGTCCATCATCTGCTGCTCCCAGCACTCAAACCCACCACACCCAAGCTCAGACAGCCACTGGCTCTCGTTTCAGGGTGGTCAAACTAGACACTAACTCAGAACCGTTCCGCAAAGGAAGATGGACATGCACAGAGTATTATGAAAAGGAGATTCCTCATCCAGCTACATCGGAGACACCAAAAGGTGCAGAGGTGGTTGCAGACACTGAGGCAGGTAATGCTGGGATTAGTCCAGGCATAGCTGCTGTACAGCCACCTCACACGCTGCAGCCCTATCAGCCGCCAAGCCAGGACTTCACTAGTCCACAAGCCATACAGAGTCCACCGCAGGGACTGGCACAAACCACTCCTCTAACCTATGTTTCACCTCAGGAGGTTGTTGCAGGGAAGCCAGTGGTTCCTGTCAGTGTCCCTCCAGCATCCCCACAGGTGACACCACAGACTGGTGTGAGTCAGCCTCTACCTGTAAAACCCCATCAGGTGCCCTATTCTGTGGATCCCCACCAGGCTCAACCCCAGGGAGGGTACCCTGCACCTCAGCTCCAAGCAGGTGTCATGGCCCCAGCAAGTGTCAGACAACCAGACTTTATCCAGCCCACTGCACCTTTCCAGACACAAGTCCAACCTCCGCCGCCACATATCACAGCTGGAATCTCTGTGACACCAGTGCCAGGGGTTGCAGCACATCCACCAATCACCCAGCAGCTGCCCCATCAAGGTCAGGTTGCCCCACCTCCTCCGGCAACCATTGCTGTAGGACAGTTACAGACcctcccacctccaccccatccTCACCCACAGCCACAAATCCAGCCCCCCTCTGCTGGCACTGTCCCCTTAGTACCCACCCATGGGACCCCCTACATGCCTCTGACTGCACTGCAGGCTGACCTGCAGCCCATCCTCACACCAGGCACACCCTTCACCCATGTTCCTGCTGGAGGGAGCTCAATAAAAACATCCCAGCTGGAGGACGCCCAGAAGCTTCTACTCCAGCACCAAGGCCTGCTGGGCTTGCCCAGGCTGGGGGCTGTGGCAGGTGTAGAGGGGGCAGTGGAAGCTGGCACGGCTGCTGGAACTCTGGCCCATATGGGGATGTCAGCTGAGGCTAGCGCCTTCATGGTGGCTGCAGGCCTGAGGACTCATCATGGTGAAGGAGAGGAGGACAG CTCGTCGGGTGCAAGTGTGGTGGCCATCGACAACAAGATCGAGCAAGCAATG GATCTGGTCAAGAGCCACCTGATGTACGCCGTGCgcgaggaggtggaggtgctgAAGGAGCAGATCAAAGAGCTGATCGAGCGCAACAcacagctggagcaggagaaCAACCTGCTCAAGACCCTGGCCAGCCCCGAGCAGATGGCTCAGTTCCAGGCTCAAGTTCAGACCGGTGGCTCCCCGACCGGCGCCGCCCAGCCTCCAGTCCCGGCCGGCCCCTCCATGCAGAACTCCGGCACATCTGCGTAA
- the LOC115791996 gene encoding TSC22 domain family protein 1 isoform X3, whose amino-acid sequence MREKGLAGAGAAEQGRDTMALKLLFWELEQHLKSSSGASVVAIDNKIEQAMDLVKSHLMYAVREEVEVLKEQIKELIERNTQLEQENNLLKTLASPEQMAQFQAQVQTGGSPTGAAQPPVPAGPSMQNSGTSA is encoded by the exons ATGAGAGAGAAGGGGCTGGCCGGGGCAGGAGCAGCAGAGCAGGGCAGGGACACCATGGCCCTGAAGCTGCTCTTTTGGGAGctggagcagcatctgaagAG CTCGTCGGGTGCAAGTGTGGTGGCCATCGACAACAAGATCGAGCAAGCAATG GATCTGGTCAAGAGCCACCTGATGTACGCCGTGCgcgaggaggtggaggtgctgAAGGAGCAGATCAAAGAGCTGATCGAGCGCAACAcacagctggagcaggagaaCAACCTGCTCAAGACCCTGGCCAGCCCCGAGCAGATGGCTCAGTTCCAGGCTCAAGTTCAGACCGGTGGCTCCCCGACCGGCGCCGCCCAGCCTCCAGTCCCGGCCGGCCCCTCCATGCAGAACTCCGGCACATCTGCGTAA